One window of Paralichthys olivaceus isolate ysfri-2021 chromosome 20, ASM2471397v2, whole genome shotgun sequence genomic DNA carries:
- the spag1a gene encoding sperm-associated antigen 1A, with translation MGNAQEKPSGSGAARADQASAGSGARSRGGGGTGNPHRAPQKGVANGTQRGIDPAGGQEERDRPAVDTSYLDAPAGALPPHLARLKNEGNHLFKHGQFGDALEKYTQAINGCAEAGIDSPEDVCILYSNRAACYLKDGNSTDCIQDCTKALELQPYSLKPLLRRAMAYESVERYRKAYVDYKTVLQMDTGVQAAHDSVHRITKMLIEEDGPEWREKLPQIPAVPLSVQQQHRQKPVSIELAQARAARAAQDEVRKKESQFTLLKQKGNDLVKKGNFQEALEKYSECLALKPDECALYTNRAICFLKLNHFQEAKQDCDSALQLEPGNKKAFYRRALAHKGLQDYLSASTDLQEVLQMDPNVREAEQELEAVTSLLRQSLMDSNANTPRV, from the exons ATGGGGAACGCTCAGGAGAAACCCTCCGGCAGCGGAGCAGCGAGAGCGGACCAGGCCTCGGCGGGGAGCGGGGCGAGGAGCCGGGGCGGAGGCGGCACGGGAAACCCCCACAGAGCCCCGCAGAAGGGGGTGGCCAATGGCACTCAGAGGGGAATCGACCCTGCCGGTGGGCAGGAGGAGCGGGACAGACCTGCGGTGGACACGAGTTACCTGGACGCTCCTGCCGGGGCCCTTCCTCCTCACCTGGCCCGGCTCAAGAACGAGGGGAACCACCTCTTCAAACACGGACAGTTCGGAGACGCCCTGGAAAAGTACACACAGGCTATTAATGGATGTGCTGAAGCAG GCATCGATAGTCCAGAAGACGTGTGTATTCTCTACTCCAACAGAGCTGCCTGCTACCTGAAGGACGGAAACAGCACAGACTGCATACAGGACTGCACCAA GGCTTTGGAGCTGCAGCCCTACTCTCTGAAGCCCCTGTTGCGCAGGGCTATGGCCTATGAGTCAGTGGAGCGCTACAGAAAGGCCTACGTGGATTATAAGACCGTCCTGCAGATGGACACCGGGGTGCAGGCGGCTCATGACAGCGTCCACAG AATCACTAAGATGCTGATCGAGGAGGACGGGCCGGAGTGGAGAGAGAAGCTTCCGCAGATCCCTGccgtccctctgtctgtccagcagcagcacagacagaaacCAGTCAGCATTGAGCTGGCCCAGGCTCGAGCCGCCAGGGCTGCACAGGACGAAG tcAGAAAAAAAGAGTCCCAGTTTACTTTACTGAAGCAGAAAGGCAACGATCTGGTGAAGAAAGGCAACTttcaggaggctctggagaagtaCAGTGAATGTCTCGCCTTAAAACCAGACGAATGTGCTCTCTACACAAACAG agCCATTTGCTTCCTGAAACTGAATCATTTTCAAGAGGCCAAACAGGACTGTGACTCTGCTCTGCAGCTGGAGCCAGGAAACAAGAAAGCCTTCTACAGACGAGCACTGGCTCATAAAGGTTTACAG GACTATCTGTCAGCCAGCACCGACCTCCAGGAAGTCCTCCAGATGGATCCAAATGTCCGGGAGGCTGAGCAGGAGCTTGAAGCGGTGACAAGTTTACTGAGACAGAGTCTGATGGACAGCAATGCAAACACACCAAGG GTTTGA
- the LOC109638821 gene encoding brain acid soluble protein 1 yields the protein MGCSTSSQTSAVDTTRPSAKPEESNGTSTIANKNGNVAEDSETLPDQTPAAGGAAADEPAADATSAAPPAAEEANAASASPPAEAPAPAEPPADPPALEEPTEPAADSTTETPVSSSEPPAAAPEHEKAPEATGTDSDPKPEEAPAPIE from the exons ATGGGATGCTCCACCAGCTCCCAAACTTCAGCTGTGGACACGACTCGACCCAGTGCGAAGCCCGAGGAGAGCAACGGAACCAGCACCATAG CCAACAAGAATGGAAATGTAGCAGAGGACAGTGAAACTCTCCCGGACCAAACCCCGGCTGCTGGTGGCGCCGCCGCAGATGAACCTGCTGCGGATGCCACATCTGcagctccaccagcagcagaggaggctaaTGCTGCATCTGCCAGTCCGCCTGCCGAGGCACCAGCACCAGCAGAACCACCAGCAGATCCACCAGCACTAGAAGAACCAACAGAACCCGCAGCAGATAGCACCACGGAGACGCCAGTGAGCTCCTCAgaacctccagctgcagctccagagcACG AAAAAGCACCAGAGGCCACGGGGACTGATTCAGACCCGAAACCTGAGGAGGCACCAG CTCCCATCGAGTGA
- the polr2k gene encoding DNA-directed RNA polymerases I, II, and III subunit RPABC4: MDAPKDVQPPKQQPMIYICGECHTENEIKARDPIRCRECGYRIMYKKRTKRLVVFDAR, from the exons ATGGACGCACCGAAAGATGTGCAACCCCCCAAGCAGCAGCCCATGATCTACATATGTGGAG AGTGTcacactgaaaatgaaattaaggCCCGTGATCCAATCCGATGCAGGGAGTGCGGTTACAGGATCATGTATAAGAAGAGGACAAAGAGAT TGGTTGTTTTTGATGCCAGGTGA
- the rpl30 gene encoding large ribosomal subunit protein eL30, which translates to MVAAKKTKKSMESINSRLQLVMKSGKYVLGYKQSQKMIRQGKAKLVILANNCPALRKSEIEYYAMLAKTGVHHYSGNNIELGTACGKYYRVCTLAIIDPGDSDIIRSMPDQQQPPQ; encoded by the exons ATGGTGGCCGCAAAGAAGACG AAAAAGTCCATGGAGTCCATCAACTCTCGTCTCCAGCTGGTGATGAAGAGTGGAAAATACGTGCTGGGCTACAAACAGTCCCAGAAGATGATCCGACAGGGGAAAGCTAAGCTGGTCATCCTGGCCAACAACTGCCCGGCCCTCAG GAAATCTGAGATCGAGTACTACGCCATGCTTGCCAAGACCGGTGTCCACCACTACAGTGGAAACAACATTGAGCTTGGCACAGCCTGTGGTAAATACTACAGGGTGTGCACACTGGCCATCATTGATCCTG GCGATTCTGACATCATCAGGAGCATGCCAGATCAGCAGCAGCCACCTCAGTAG
- the rida gene encoding 2-iminobutanoate/2-iminopropanoate deaminase isoform X2: MASLRRQVPYTPKAPIRQGIYSQAVVADRTVYISGQLGMDVASGQLVEGGVQAQAKQALINMGEILKAAGCDYTNVVKTTVLLADINDFNSVNEVYKTFFTSNFPARAAYQVAALPRGGLVEIEAVAVVGPLSDS, translated from the exons ATGGCATCTCTCCGTCGACAGGTTCCTTACACACCTAAAGCTCCAATCAGACAGGGAATATACAG TCAGGCGGTGGTTGCGGACAGAACCGTGTACATCTCCGGTCAGCTGGGGATGGATGTGGCCTCAGGTCAGCTGGTGGAAGGAGGAGTCCAGGCCCAGGCCAAGCAG GCTCTTATCAATATGGGGGAGATCCTTAAAGCTGCAGGTTGTGACTACACCAACG TGGTGAAGACGACTGTGCTGCTCGCTGACATAAATGACTTCAACAGCGTCAATGAGGTCTACAAGACAT ttTTCACCAGTAACTTTCCTGCCAGAGCTGCTTACCAAGTCGCTGCTCTCCCCAGA gGTGGACTGGTGGAAATCGAGGCGGTCGCTGTTGTCGGACCTCTCTCAGACTCCTGA
- the stk3 gene encoding serine/threonine-protein kinase 3 — translation MEPAAPKSKLKKLSEDSLTKQPEEVFDVLEKLGEGSYGSVFKAIHKESGQVVAIKQVPVESDLQEIIKEISIMQQCDSPYVVKYYGSYFKNTDLWIVMEYCGAGSVSDIIRLRNKTLTEDEIATILKSTLKGLEYLHFMRKIHRDIKAGNILLNTEGHAKLADFGVAGQLTDTMAKRNTVIGTPFWMAPEVIQEIGYNCVADIWSLGITSIEMAEGKPPYADIHPMRAIFMIPTNPPPTFRKPELWSDEFTDFVKKCLVKNPEQRATATQLLQHQFITQAKPVTILRDLITEAMEMKAKRQQEQQRELEEEDDNSEEETEVDSHTMVKSGSEGAGTMRATSTMSDGAQTMIEHSSTMLESDLGTMVINSDDEEEDEDQGSMRRHATPQQPIRPSFMDYFDKQDSNKAAQQQENYNHNQPQEQPGYHIQSKNVFPDNWKVPQDGDFDFLKNLDFEELQMRLSALDPMMEREIEELRQRYTAKRQPILDAMDAKKRRQQNF, via the exons ATGGAGCCAGCTGCGCCCAAAAG CAAGCTGAAAAAGCTGAGTGAAGACAGTCTGACCAAACAACCGGAGGAAGTGTTTGATGTTCTAGAGAAACTTGGTGAAGG TTCCTATGGCAGTGTGTTCAAAGCCATTCATAAGGAGTCAGGCCAGGTCGTGGCCATTAAGCAGGTTCCTGTGGAGTCTGATCTGCAGGAGATCATCAAGGAGATTTCCATCATGCAGCAGTGTGACAG CCCTTATGTAGTGAAATACTATGGCAGCTACTTCAAGAATACAGACCTTTGGATTGTCATGGAGTACTGCGGAGCTGGCTCTGTCTCTGACATCATCAGACTGCGCAACAAGACG CTGACAGAGGATGAGATTGCCACCATCCTGAAGTCCACTCTGAAGGGTCTTGAATATCTCCACTTCATGAGAAAGATCCACCGGGACATCAAGGCCGGAAACATCCTTCTTAACACTGAGGGACATGCCAAACTGGCAGATTTTGGAGTAGCTGGACAGCTAACG GACACCATGGCGAAGAGAAACACGGTGATTGGTACACCATTCTGGATGGCACCAGAGGTGATCCAGGAAATTGGCTACAACTGTGTGGCTGACATATGGTCCCTGGGTATCACTTCTATAGAGATGGCAGAAGGAAAACCTCCCTATGCTGACATCCATCCCATGAGa GCGATCTTCATGATCCCCACCAACCCTCCTCCAACATTCAGAAAGCCTGAGCTTTGGTCCGACGAATTCACAGACTTTGTCAAGAAGTGTCTGGTCAAGAATCCAGAGCAGAGAGCCACTGCAACCCAGCTCTTACAG CACCAGTTCATCACCCAGGCTAAGCCAGTCACAATTTTGAGAGACCTGATAACTGAAGCCATGGAGATGAAAGCTAaaaggcagcaggagcagcagagggagctggaggaggaagatgacaaCTCT GAGGAGGAGACTGAGGTGGACTCTCACACCATGGTGAAGTCAGGCTCAGAAGGTGCAGGAACCATGAGGGCCACTAGCACCATGAGTGACGGAGCACAGACCATGATCGAACACAGCAGCACCATGTTGGAGTCAGACCTGGGCACTATGGTCATCAACAgcgatgatgaagaggaggatgaagaccAGGGATCCATGAGGA GGCACGCCACCCCCCAGCAGCCGATACGTCCATCCTTCATGGACTACTTTGACAAGCAGGACTCCAACAAGGCAGCCCAGCAGCAGGAGAACTACAACCACAACCAGCCGCAGGAGCAGCCAGGCTACCACATTCAGTCCAAAAACGTCTTCCCTGACAACTGGAAGGTGCCTCAGGACGGAGACTTTGACTTT TTAAAGAACCTGGACTTCGAGGAGCTCCAGATGCGTCTGAGTGCCTTAGATCCCATGATGGAGCGGGAGATTGAGGAGCTCAGGCAGCGCTACACGGCCAAGAGACAGCCCATCCTGGATGCAATGGATGCAAAGAAGAGACGGCAACAGAACTTCTGA
- the rida gene encoding 2-iminobutanoate/2-iminopropanoate deaminase isoform X1 — protein MSALLRKTINTKSAPAAIGPYSQAVVADRTVYISGQLGMDVASGQLVEGGVQAQAKQALINMGEILKAAGCDYTNVVKTTVLLADINDFNSVNEVYKTFFTSNFPARAAYQVAALPRGGLVEIEAVAVVGPLSDS, from the exons ATGTCTGCGCTCCTCAGAAAGACCATCAACACCAAATCCGCCCCGGCAGCCATCGGTCCGTACAG TCAGGCGGTGGTTGCGGACAGAACCGTGTACATCTCCGGTCAGCTGGGGATGGATGTGGCCTCAGGTCAGCTGGTGGAAGGAGGAGTCCAGGCCCAGGCCAAGCAG GCTCTTATCAATATGGGGGAGATCCTTAAAGCTGCAGGTTGTGACTACACCAACG TGGTGAAGACGACTGTGCTGCTCGCTGACATAAATGACTTCAACAGCGTCAATGAGGTCTACAAGACAT ttTTCACCAGTAACTTTCCTGCCAGAGCTGCTTACCAAGTCGCTGCTCTCCCCAGA gGTGGACTGGTGGAAATCGAGGCGGTCGCTGTTGTCGGACCTCTCTCAGACTCCTGA